The Thermogemmata fonticola genome has a window encoding:
- a CDS encoding pseudouridine synthase has product MERLNKYLAHAGVGSRRYCDELIAAGRVTVDGVVVTALGTKIDPLVHRVAVDEQPVRPERPVYWLLHKPAGVLCTNYDPAGRPRAIDLLPHVQERVYTVGRLDEASEGLLLMTNDGALAAALMHPRYGIPKTYLVQVAGKPSREELQRLTEGIWLSDGKVRAKSVHTLWQQGNSTWLRIVLCEGKNREIRRMLARLGHKVMRLKRIAIGPVRLGRLKKGKSRPLTAKELTALRQWVERARQKLVEQRARLNARRRSPPRPQPPATSS; this is encoded by the coding sequence ATGGAACGTCTCAACAAATACCTGGCCCACGCGGGTGTGGGGTCTCGCCGTTACTGTGACGAATTGATCGCCGCCGGTCGCGTCACTGTGGACGGTGTCGTGGTCACCGCTTTGGGCACGAAGATTGACCCTTTGGTGCATCGCGTGGCTGTGGATGAACAGCCGGTACGTCCTGAGCGGCCCGTGTACTGGCTGTTGCACAAACCGGCGGGAGTTCTTTGTACGAATTATGACCCAGCGGGGCGTCCACGGGCCATCGATCTGCTCCCCCATGTGCAGGAGCGAGTTTACACGGTGGGCCGGCTCGATGAAGCCAGTGAAGGGCTGTTGTTGATGACCAACGATGGCGCATTGGCCGCCGCTCTAATGCACCCCCGCTACGGCATCCCCAAGACCTATCTGGTCCAAGTGGCAGGCAAACCCAGTCGGGAGGAATTGCAACGCCTCACGGAGGGCATTTGGCTCAGCGATGGCAAGGTGCGCGCCAAAAGTGTCCACACTCTCTGGCAGCAGGGAAATAGCACGTGGTTGCGGATCGTCCTTTGTGAAGGCAAGAATCGAGAAATCCGCCGGATGTTGGCCCGATTGGGGCATAAGGTGATGCGCCTGAAACGAATTGCTATTGGCCCGGTTCGCCTTGGACGCCTCAAGAAAGGAAAATCCCGACCCCTGACGGCGAAGGAACTAACCGCCCTGCGTCAATGGGTCGAGAGGGCACGCCAAAAACTGGTTGAGCAACGGGCACGCCTGAACGCCCGCCGTCGATCGCCTCCTCGTCCCCAGCCGCCGGCAACCTCCTCGTGA
- a CDS encoding dihydroorotate dehydrogenase electron transfer subunit, which yields MPHLRRARVFLQEPLAERTYRLRLECPEIASRIRPGQFVMLRLPECNDPLLGRPFALYDTVVDGQQQPWGLDIVYLLVGQMTGRLSQLNAGSCLEIWGPLGQPFPDFSGVEQVVLVAGGIGQTPFPAYTRYLLGRQGYGGVPPQQRVSRVLLYYGVRTAARVAGLADFQAAGAEVFLASDDGTVGWHGSILDRLIAEQPEGILLGCGPEPMLHSLARLAVQWQRPCFVSLETPMACGLGACFSCVTRIRTEQGWDYRRVCLEGPTFEAAQWYDAFALER from the coding sequence ATGCCCCATCTCCGCCGTGCCCGTGTGTTCCTCCAGGAACCGCTCGCTGAGCGAACGTATCGCCTGCGCCTGGAATGCCCGGAAATTGCTAGCCGGATTCGGCCAGGCCAGTTCGTGATGCTCCGTTTGCCGGAGTGCAACGACCCGCTCTTAGGTCGGCCTTTCGCCCTCTACGACACCGTTGTCGATGGACAGCAACAACCTTGGGGTCTCGATATCGTCTATCTGTTGGTCGGTCAGATGACGGGCCGTCTAAGCCAGTTGAACGCAGGAAGCTGCTTAGAGATATGGGGACCTCTGGGCCAGCCTTTCCCGGATTTCAGCGGTGTGGAGCAGGTAGTGCTCGTGGCTGGTGGCATTGGCCAGACACCTTTTCCCGCCTATACCCGCTATCTGCTCGGACGCCAAGGGTATGGCGGCGTTCCCCCTCAACAACGCGTATCGAGAGTGCTGCTCTACTACGGTGTCCGGACCGCGGCCCGTGTAGCAGGACTGGCTGACTTTCAGGCGGCCGGTGCCGAGGTGTTCCTGGCGAGTGACGACGGAACAGTGGGCTGGCATGGGTCGATTCTCGACCGGCTCATAGCTGAGCAGCCAGAGGGGATTCTCCTGGGATGCGGACCGGAACCGATGCTCCACTCCCTCGCACGCCTGGCTGTCCAATGGCAACGCCCCTGCTTTGTCTCCCTGGAAACCCCCATGGCCTGCGGCCTCGGAGCCTGCTTCAGTTGTGTCACGCGCATCCGAACCGAGCAGGGTTGGGACTACCGCCGCGTTTGCCTTGAAGGTCCCACCTTCGAGGCAGCCCAGTGGTACGACGCATTCGCTCTGGAGCGCTGA
- a CDS encoding tetratricopeptide repeat protein, translating to MSRTLTVFQGAWASVRQAVRAGRRTDALRLLRRYLHLPSLSVQQRARAEALTGHLYLSLGEYARARWHLRRAVMLCPTKSRWQYLLGCAWAEDPVGGHDRAARWFWRAWRRRPQHPLYRSALGEALIGMGKVRRGARLLLRAARQAPGSLPILQRLVRGMIRAGRPSLALRVVCAARFLCRTPMAGQHVEEWIRQLRFEQARRHQPLLRSAMRYSLPFPLRAG from the coding sequence ATGAGCAGGACGCTCACCGTATTCCAAGGGGCTTGGGCGTCGGTTCGGCAGGCTGTTCGAGCGGGCCGTCGGACCGACGCTCTACGTTTATTGCGGCGGTATTTGCATCTGCCGAGCTTGTCCGTGCAGCAGCGTGCGCGAGCGGAAGCCTTAACAGGGCATCTATATCTCTCTTTGGGAGAGTATGCCCGTGCCCGATGGCATCTTCGCCGAGCGGTCATGCTCTGCCCGACAAAGAGCCGGTGGCAGTATTTGTTGGGGTGCGCCTGGGCAGAGGATCCTGTCGGAGGCCATGATCGTGCTGCCCGCTGGTTCTGGCGCGCTTGGCGGCGGAGACCCCAGCACCCGCTCTATCGTTCCGCCTTGGGCGAGGCCTTGATCGGGATGGGGAAGGTCCGCCGCGGCGCCCGTTTGTTGCTTCGAGCTGCTCGGCAAGCCCCAGGAAGCCTGCCGATTTTGCAACGGCTGGTTCGCGGGATGATCCGGGCCGGACGCCCCTCACTGGCCCTGCGCGTGGTATGTGCTGCACGCTTCTTGTGCCGCACACCGATGGCTGGGCAACATGTGGAGGAATGGATTCGCCAACTGCGCTTTGAACAGGCCCGGCGGCATCAACCGCTGTTGCGAAGTGCCATGCGCTATTCCTTGCCTTTTCCCCTCCGGGCGGGCTAA
- the guaA gene encoding glutamine-hydrolyzing GMP synthase, whose product MKDELILILDFGSQFAQLIARRVREQNVFCQLVRHDLPLERVLELRPRGIILSGGPASVNEPGAPRCDPRLWESGIPILGICYGMQLAVAAFGGQVVAGKSREYGRATLTVLDRNTLFQGYPLESTVWMSHGDSVSDSAGEFEILASTEQCPLAAVKHRRWPIFGLQFHPEVSHTPHGGQILANFLRDVCGCSGRWKMQAFVEQTVARLREQIGDSRVICGLSGGVDSSVCAALLLKAVGPQVACIYVDTGLMREGETELVRHTFRDWFRADLHVVEAGQRFLAALKGVEDPQEKRRIIGNLFIEVFRQEARQIPNARFLAQGTLYPDVIESGGSADGPAATIKLHHNVGGLPQELGFELIEPLRDLFKDEVRKLGLELGLPEEVVWRHPFPGPGLAVRCLGEVTEEKLAILRKADAIFLEELHKSGWYRRTSQAFAVLLPVRSVGVMGDGRTYENVICLRCVQTDDFMTADWSRLPEDLLARVATNIINKVKGINRVVYDISSKPPATIEWE is encoded by the coding sequence ATGAAGGACGAATTGATCCTGATTCTGGATTTTGGTTCGCAGTTCGCCCAGTTGATTGCCCGGCGGGTACGGGAGCAGAACGTTTTTTGCCAGTTGGTCCGGCATGATTTACCGTTGGAGCGGGTCTTGGAACTACGCCCGCGGGGGATCATCTTGTCGGGTGGTCCGGCGAGTGTCAACGAGCCGGGGGCGCCGCGGTGCGATCCGCGCCTTTGGGAATCCGGGATTCCGATTTTGGGCATCTGCTATGGTATGCAGTTAGCAGTGGCGGCCTTCGGCGGCCAAGTAGTGGCTGGGAAAAGCCGCGAATATGGCCGAGCTACGCTGACAGTCCTGGACCGCAATACGCTCTTCCAGGGCTATCCGCTAGAATCCACCGTTTGGATGAGTCATGGGGATAGCGTCAGTGACAGCGCGGGAGAGTTTGAAATCCTGGCCAGTACGGAGCAGTGTCCTTTAGCCGCCGTCAAGCACCGCCGCTGGCCGATCTTCGGCCTGCAATTCCATCCGGAGGTGAGCCATACGCCTCACGGCGGCCAGATTCTAGCCAACTTTCTCCGGGATGTGTGCGGTTGCAGCGGCCGCTGGAAAATGCAAGCGTTCGTGGAGCAAACAGTGGCTCGGCTGCGGGAGCAGATCGGCGACAGCCGGGTCATCTGCGGGTTGTCCGGGGGTGTGGATTCGAGTGTGTGTGCCGCGCTGCTGCTCAAGGCGGTAGGTCCTCAGGTGGCGTGCATCTATGTGGATACTGGCCTGATGCGCGAAGGGGAAACGGAACTGGTGCGCCATACCTTCCGGGACTGGTTTCGGGCGGATCTCCATGTCGTGGAAGCAGGCCAACGGTTCCTTGCCGCTCTCAAGGGGGTGGAGGACCCGCAGGAGAAGCGGCGCATTATCGGCAATCTGTTCATCGAGGTCTTCCGGCAGGAGGCCCGGCAAATCCCCAATGCCCGTTTCCTGGCGCAGGGCACGCTGTACCCGGATGTCATCGAAAGCGGCGGGAGTGCCGATGGCCCCGCGGCCACGATCAAGCTCCATCACAACGTCGGTGGCTTGCCCCAAGAGCTGGGATTTGAGTTGATTGAACCTTTGCGGGACCTGTTCAAGGATGAAGTCCGCAAACTGGGGCTGGAGTTGGGCTTGCCTGAGGAAGTCGTGTGGCGTCATCCGTTTCCTGGCCCAGGATTGGCGGTCCGCTGCCTCGGTGAGGTAACTGAGGAGAAGCTGGCCATTCTTCGCAAAGCCGATGCAATCTTCCTTGAGGAATTACACAAAAGCGGCTGGTATCGCCGAACGTCCCAAGCGTTTGCGGTGCTCTTGCCCGTGCGTTCGGTGGGAGTGATGGGGGATGGTCGAACCTATGAGAATGTCATATGCTTGCGCTGCGTGCAAACTGATGATTTCATGACGGCGGATTGGTCCCGCCTTCCGGAGGATCTGCTTGCCCGTGTCGCCACGAACATCATCAATAAGGTGAAGGGGATCAACCGCGTGGTCTATGATATCAGCAGTAAACCGCCAGCGACGATCGAATGGGAGTGA